In Atribacterota bacterium, the genomic window GAATACATTGAACATCCTTCCCAGCAATTGATTCCCAACAGGCACACTTAAGGGATGCCCATAATCAATTACCTCATCTCCTCTCTTCAATCCCTGTGTTGGGGTTAAGGCAATTCCCCTAACAGTCTTGGAATCAAGGTGAAGAACTACTTCAAAAAAAACATCACCCGCTTTGAGAAGATTCGGTATATTGGGTATTTTTTCAGGAAAATAAGTATCAATAACACTGCCTCGAACAGCAGTCACTTTTCCCTTGTTAATGTTTTCGGACGAATGTTTGTCATCTTTCAATTTATTCTCCTGCCTAAAAACATAAATATTAATTAATATTATAACATTATTGTATTAAAATCATAAAAATAAATACCAGGAGGGAATAACCTGCTCTAATCAACAGAAATTATCCGCATCGAATCTGTACCCCCAGTCATCTTCTTGATTGTTCCTTCAGTTAAAATAAGATAATCGTCTTGTTTTACTAATTTTTTCTCTTTTAATAAATCCATAATCCTTCTATACCAATCGGTTTTCTTGCTGTCTATCATAAAGGGAACAACTCCGTACGAAAGTGCCAGAAAACGGGCAACCTCCTGATTTGGAGTAAAGGCAAGAATCCAGCAAAATGGCTTGAACCTTGATATTCTTCTGGCAGTATTACCACTTTCAGTTGGTGTCAATATATATTTAGAACGGATAATCTGGCTGCTCTCCATGGTATGCATGGAAATAATATCTTCTATGGAAGGTTTTTTCTGCTGAAAAGAAAGACGCAAGTCTTCACATAAAGAAGAATGATATTGAAAACTACGGTATTCCCGTTCAGTGGAAACGGCTATGTTAGTCATCATTTTTACTGCCTCCACCGGGAACTGTCCGACTGCAGTCTCCTCAGATAACATAGTGGCATCTGTTCCATCCAGGATAGCATTGGCTACATCAGTCACTTCAGAACGGGTTGGTCTGATATGGTCGGTCATGGATACCAGCATCTGGGTAGCAGTTATTACAGGTTTACTCATTTTATTTGCCTTGGCAATCAATTTTTTTTGAATAATAGGAATCTCTTCAATATCCACCTGTACCCCTAAATCACCCCTGGCTACCATAATAGCATCGGTAACTTTCAGAATTTTATCAATATTTTTTACTGCTTCCTCTCTCTCAATTTTTGCTACTGTAAATATTTTTTTACCCTTTTTTTGGGCAAATTCCTTTACCTTTATTATATCATCTGCTTTTTCTACAAAAGAGATGCCAAAAATATTTACACCTTCCTCTAAGCCAAAGTTAATCAGTCTTAAATCTTGTTCACTTATTGCTTCCAGCAATATCTTGGCCTTGGGTAGATTTAATCCTTTATGGGAATCCAATTTACCACCAATTAAAACCTTACAGGTTACCTCCTCCTTTTCTTGAGAAATATCAGTAACACGCAATTGAATAAATCCATCATAAAGATAAATCAAGCTTCCTATCTTGACACTCTGAATCAAATCCTTATACTCAACGGGAAGCAGAGAATCATTGCCTACTTTATTGCTGGTAGTTAGCTTTATTATCTGGCCTCTCTTTAAGGTAATGGGTCCATTTTTAATCTTGCCCAATCTAATTTTAGGTCCGGGAATATCCATCATTACCGGTATGGAGATTTCCAGTTCTTTTTCCACCTCACGTATATAGCGCAAGGTTTTTCGGTGCACATCCAGGGTATCGTGAGCTAAATTAAGACGAGCTACATCCATACCAGCTAAAACTAATTGTCTAATAATCTTTTTATTATTAGATGCCGGACCCAGAGTGCATACAATTTTAGTTTTAGATGTCGGAAATTTCATTTTATTCTCCTTAAATAATTAGGTAAATGTAAAGATTTTTTAGAACAAAGTATAATTTTAAAAAATCTGATAATACACCAATTATTATACTTCTGTAATTAATAATTAGAGCAGAAAATAAGGGAAAGAATGGTAATAAATACAAAGAATATTTAGGTTATTTTTCCCGGAAAAGTGATTGAATTATCAATCCACCACCCACTATAACCAGGATAATTGGCCAAAATTTAATCAGAACAAAACGGGGAAAGAAACTTCTGATTAAAAAGAATAATCCTAACAAAATGAGTATTATTCCACCCCAAATATTCTTATTATCATCCTTAACATCCTCTGAATGGGAATAAGCCTGTTCCTGTTCTGCTACCTGTTCCGGATTTTGTGGGATGATAATCCAGGCCACAATATAAGCAACTACCCCTGCCCCACCTAAAAAAACAATTAATACTGTTAGAATACGAACTAAGGTGGGATCTATATCAAAATATTCGGCAATTCCTCCACAAACACCGCCAATAATACTATTTTTTCTGGAACGATATAGCCTCTTAGCCATATAAAATAAGCCTCCTGACTTGAAAAAATTTTATATCTTTTTTTTAAGATTTAAAACATAATATTGTTCTGTTAAATTCTGTCCCCACAAAAAATGTTCTTTCTCCTCTTTTAACCTAAAACCATATTTTTCATAAATAACCCTGGCTGCAGTCAGATTTGCTAACGTCCAGAGAAAAATGCTCTGGTAGCCAGCATCCTGACAAAAAATAATAGCTTTTTCCACTAATAATTTCCCCAATCCTATTCCTCGATAATCAGGATGAATCAAAAACCAGCGAATTTGACCCTGCTGTTCAGGTCTCTCCATAATCGCCAGTGTACCAATAGCTTTTCCTTCAAATTCAGCAATCCACAACCTACTTTTCCCTTCCTGATATATTTTAGCAAATTCAGCTAATCCCTCTGCTACATATGCCTCAAACTCATGATTGAGCTGATATTCGCTATAATAAAGCTCGCCATGCAGTACTAACACCATTCCCAAATCTCCGTATTGAAAATTATTACGAATAATAATTTTATTTAAAATATCTTCATTTGGATTTGATTTCACTTGAATCCTCCTAACCTGAAATGAGGGTACATAAAAAATGGCGGAGAGAGAGGGATTCGAACCCTCGGAGCGGACTTATAATCCGCTCAATTGCTTAGCAGGCAACCACCTTCGACCACTCGGTCATCTCTCCGTTTTCAAGTATAGCATAATACTTTTACCTAGGCAACAGAAATGCTTTATTTTATTATTGCTCAAAATTTGATTCTTTTCAGGCGGGATAATATTTTTTGATCAGTCTGGTCTCTATGAAGAGGAGTGACAGCTATATAATTGTTACTAACAGCCCAGGAATCTGCGCCTTTTTCTTCCTCTTCAATTTTTGTTCCATAAATTTGATAAATTATCTGCGGCTTACTCTTAACTAATTTAACTCTATCCTTATAACGACATCTCCCTGCCGGGACAAATAATACTCCTTTGATTTGAGCAGGAGGCACATTGGGAAAATTTATATTTAAATACACCTCTTTCGGAATTTTTAAAGTAAACCATTTATTTAAAAAAATAGCTAAAAAATCAGTTACAGTTTGATAGTGCCTTTTACCTGAACCATAATCAAGAGATAAGGCAATAGCAGAGGTTTCGGTAAAAGAGGATTCCCGACATGCTCCCAAGGTGGCAGATAACCGTATATCATCACCCAGATTAGGTTCATCAT contains:
- a CDS encoding F0F1 ATP synthase subunit beta (produces ATP from ADP in the presence of a proton gradient across the membrane; the beta chain is a regulatory subunit), whose amino-acid sequence is MKDDKHSSENINKGKVTAVRGSVIDTYFPEKIPNIPNLLKAGDVFFEVVLHLDSKTVRGIALTPTQGLKRGDEVIDYGHPLSVPVGNQLLGRMFNVF
- the pyk gene encoding pyruvate kinase, whose product is MKFPTSKTKIVCTLGPASNNKKIIRQLVLAGMDVARLNLAHDTLDVHRKTLRYIREVEKELEISIPVMMDIPGPKIRLGKIKNGPITLKRGQIIKLTTSNKVGNDSLLPVEYKDLIQSVKIGSLIYLYDGFIQLRVTDISQEKEEVTCKVLIGGKLDSHKGLNLPKAKILLEAISEQDLRLINFGLEEGVNIFGISFVEKADDIIKVKEFAQKKGKKIFTVAKIEREEAVKNIDKILKVTDAIMVARGDLGVQVDIEEIPIIQKKLIAKANKMSKPVITATQMLVSMTDHIRPTRSEVTDVANAILDGTDATMLSEETAVGQFPVEAVKMMTNIAVSTEREYRSFQYHSSLCEDLRLSFQQKKPSIEDIISMHTMESSQIIRSKYILTPTESGNTARRISRFKPFCWILAFTPNQEVARFLALSYGVVPFMIDSKKTDWYRRIMDLLKEKKLVKQDDYLILTEGTIKKMTGGTDSMRIISVD
- a CDS encoding PspC domain-containing protein, whose product is MAKRLYRSRKNSIIGGVCGGIAEYFDIDPTLVRILTVLIVFLGGAGVVAYIVAWIIIPQNPEQVAEQEQAYSHSEDVKDDNKNIWGGIILILLGLFFLIRSFFPRFVLIKFWPIILVIVGGGLIIQSLFREK
- a CDS encoding GNAT family N-acetyltransferase, which codes for MKSNPNEDILNKIIIRNNFQYGDLGMVLVLHGELYYSEYQLNHEFEAYVAEGLAEFAKIYQEGKSRLWIAEFEGKAIGTLAIMERPEQQGQIRWFLIHPDYRGIGLGKLLVEKAIIFCQDAGYQSIFLWTLANLTAARVIYEKYGFRLKEEKEHFLWGQNLTEQYYVLNLKKKI
- the surE gene encoding 5'/3'-nucleotidase SurE; protein product: MRILVTNDDGIENKGLQELVKAIFDRHEVYVVAPDTRYTGYSGAVSFNRLISVIEYPLNLGERRSFKVSGTPADCVILALNKLIGPVDLVISGINDEPNLGDDIRLSATLGACRESSFTETSAIALSLDYGSGKRHYQTVTDFLAIFLNKWFTLKIPKEVYLNINFPNVPPAQIKGVLFVPAGRCRYKDRVKLVKSKPQIIYQIYGTKIEEEEKGADSWAVSNNYIAVTPLHRDQTDQKILSRLKRIKF